One uncultured Carboxylicivirga sp. genomic window, GCGTCGTTTAAGAATACATTAGGCGGACCAACTTACAATATGATTATAAAGCCGTAGGTTACCGCCTGCGGCTTTTTTATTTTAAACAAATAAGAATATGAACGATTTGAACAAAGCTCAGTTAAGCGAATCAGTGATGCCTGATAAGGATGGCTTTTTCGGTGAGTATGGAGGGCGTTTTGTGCCACCAATGCTGGAGCCAATTATGCAGGAAATTGCTGATGCGTATGAAAAAATTAAAGATGATCCGGTTTTTAAAGAAGAGTTATACTACCTTCAAAAACATTATACCGGACGACCATCCCCAGTGTTCCATGCACAAAATCTTTCAAAAAAAATGGGTGGCGCCCAAATTTACCTCAAGCGCGAAGACCTTAACCATACCGGAGCTCATAAAATTAATCACTGTTTAGGTGAAGCCCTTCTGGCAAAAAGAATGGGTAAAAAGAAAATTATTGCTGAAACAGGTGCCGGACAGCACGGTGTTGCTTTAGCTACTGCTGCTGCATTGGTTGGATTGGAATGCGATATTCATATGGGAGAGGTGGATATCTATAAAGAACACCCTAATGTGGTTCGCATGAAAATATTGGGAGCCAAGGTTATTCCGGCTACTCATGGATTGAAGACATTAAAAGAGGCGGTAGATTCTGCTTTTGATGCGTATGTTCAGGACCCTGTGAATCAATTGTATGCAATCGGATCAGTGGTAGGTCCTCATCCTTTCCCAATGATGGTCCGTGATTTCCAGTCTATTATAGGTCGTGAAGCAAAAGAACAGTTTCAGGAATTAACAGGTAAACTGCCTGATAACCTGGTTGCATGTGTGGGCGGTGGTTCCAATGCAATGGGATTATTCACAGCCTTTTTACAGGACGATGTTAGTATCTACGGAGTAGAACCTGCAGGTACCAGCTTTAAAACCGGAGATCATGCAGCTACTCTTTCGTTGGGTAAACCTGGAATGATACATGGTTTTAAATGTTATCTGTTACAGGATGAGAAAGGAGAACCAGCTGCAGTTAACACCGTTGCAAGTGGTTTGGATTATCCAGGTGTTGGACCTCAGCATTCCTATTTAAAGGATATTGAAAGGGTTAAATACGAAACTATTACAGATAAGGAAGCGATTGATGCTTTTATTGAATTAGCCAGAGAAGAAGGTATAATCCCTGCTTTGGAAAGTTCTCACGCTGTTGCTTATGCTATGAAGCTGGCTAAAACATTACCAGCTGATCAAACCATTTTAGTTAACTTATCAGGTAGAGGAGATAAGGATATTGATTATGTGGTTGAGAAATATGGCAAGGATTACGGATTGTAGACTTGAATATTAGATATTTAAAGCACCGGGTATACTATTCAATTGTGCCCGGTGTTTTGTTTTTGTGAATTATAAATCAGAATCTTCAATATCCACATCCAGAGAAACAGCAACAGCTGCCAAACCAACTAATGCAACTACACCAATGGCAGTACCGGCACCGGTAGATTTGGATAAATAAAACTTATTACTCTCTTTAGGAAGTGAACAGTCTATGCATTTATAAAAGCTTTGAATCCAGAACTGATGATCCACAAATTTCCATGTATCTGCCGTCTGATCCTTGTATGATAGGTAACATCGCAGTTCTAAAGGACTGGATTCTTTATCGAATTGGTATTCAGTAATTTTTTCTCCACTGTCAGAAATATATGTGTATTGACCAATTGAATGTTCAGAAGAAATAAATTGATTCCATGTATTTATACTTTGGATAGTGATGTTTGATTGAGGAGGTATAAATCCTGATCTGTCGCTGTGCCAGATTGTTCCATCTCCTGAACCTTGGGTATAAGTATTGTATAAATACTCGCTGCTAACCTCCGAATAATCGATACTCACTTTTGACTGAGCGGGATTTAATGGATATGATTGTCCGTTAATTATTACAGATGACTCATTCCAGTTAATGTATAAAGGCGCATTTAATTTATTAAAGATATCGACATCTAATGGTGCATTGGCACCGTTAAAAGTGTATTGCAACAATAAGGTGTCATTTT contains:
- the trpB gene encoding tryptophan synthase subunit beta, producing MNDLNKAQLSESVMPDKDGFFGEYGGRFVPPMLEPIMQEIADAYEKIKDDPVFKEELYYLQKHYTGRPSPVFHAQNLSKKMGGAQIYLKREDLNHTGAHKINHCLGEALLAKRMGKKKIIAETGAGQHGVALATAAALVGLECDIHMGEVDIYKEHPNVVRMKILGAKVIPATHGLKTLKEAVDSAFDAYVQDPVNQLYAIGSVVGPHPFPMMVRDFQSIIGREAKEQFQELTGKLPDNLVACVGGGSNAMGLFTAFLQDDVSIYGVEPAGTSFKTGDHAATLSLGKPGMIHGFKCYLLQDEKGEPAAVNTVASGLDYPGVGPQHSYLKDIERVKYETITDKEAIDAFIELAREEGIIPALESSHAVAYAMKLAKTLPADQTILVNLSGRGDKDIDYVVEKYGKDYGL